A single region of the Ochotona princeps isolate mOchPri1 chromosome 10, mOchPri1.hap1, whole genome shotgun sequence genome encodes:
- the UCMA gene encoding unique cartilage matrix-associated protein yields MTCRPVLLMCCLWAVLLLSALQEGSGASVGRRQAAPEEAQRGVKQKIFMQEADASNFLKKRTKRSSKSREEANAENRQKIRADELRREYYEEQRNESENFVEEQNDEQEEQRREAVEQWRQWHYDGLYPPYLYNRHHI; encoded by the exons ATGACTTGCAGACCAGTCCTTCTCATGTGTTGCCTCTGGGCTGTTTTGCTTCTGTCCG CGTTGCAGGAGGGCTCCGGCGCCTCTGTGGGCAGACGGCAGGCggccccagaagaggctcagagag GTGTGAAGCAAAAGATTTTTATGCAGGAAGCAGACGCCTCCAATTTCCTCAAGAAGCGCACCAAACGGTCCTCCAAATCCCGGGAGGAGGCCAACG CGGAAAACAGGCAGAAAATACGGGCTGATGAGCTGCGGAGAGAATATTATGAGGAACAAAGGAATGAATCTGAGAACTTTGTGGAGGAACAGAATGATG AGCAAGAAGAACAGAGGCGGGAGGCCGTGGAGCAGTGGCGGCAGTGGCATTATGATGGGCTGTATCCTCCCTACCTCTACAACCGCCACCACATCTGA